The window aaattttgcagcgacgaatttcttcatcccgacatcttcagttttgtatttcttttgaagcgcattccacaattcttttgatgtctccacgccactgtatacattatacagattatcatccagtccgctaagaatataattcttgcacaaaaaatcagaatgcttccacgcctcaatcacgagaaagctttcattctctggagtttcatttggcagatcaggaacatcttccttgatgaacttctgtagacataacgtagtcaagtagaagaacatcttctgctgccagcgcttgaaatcaatcccggaaattTTTTTGGGTttctctgccggtgccaacgtCGGTGTACGGCTTGTTGATGCATTGGCTGTCATCATCGGAACAGCTCGGTTTCCGTTGTCATTTTCCATTTCTGTAAaataatgacacaaacaaacgtttaaactTGGaaaaaaaatcacgtagattttaatttccaacaaaccgccacgaaggctttactctccaaacaGGAGTACCCAAAATCATAAAAGttttagtttccagaataataagaataacacaaatacagaaattaaaattgttaaattccttaagcttgttaatttttatttgacctgtatttgtaaataataattctggagaaaagaacgttagcttataaacataaatataaatgaaacagtaattaattcgagcccactgcatttacagtgtttccttaaggaatttaatcccctcctagtacccaaggttatggattattttctcccagaatagaacgaattacacactggtgtagcgatacttcaaaccccagtgtttcagcgaacacaaagttcgacAGCAAATCACATTTACggttgctttgtttgtagtttaaagCAATGCACAAAaaaggaggagaactcagaagtcgaatggaaattctgagaggaaggaaatGCAATTTATAACTAATGTTGAGCGATAACAGAAGAGGATATCAGATTGCTCTTGCTTTCTATTTTCTGTCCGTTTTTTCTGTGTGTTTCAACAATTTGCTCACCATCTATTTATAGTGAAATTTCACTCATTTAGTGGAGCACTTTCTTCATGGTGGATGTAGCACCAATCTGTTATAATGGAGCATTATGTATGGTGGCATTATGTATGGTGGAATGAGCACTTGTTGCTGGAACAGATCCACGGATTTGGAATACATCCGTTACAAGTacggataatattacgttaatatttactattaacaaataaatttggtccaaaaaattaaccAATCGATTATTTGACCAAATTCGAATCCGAATCGATTatttgaccgaagccgaagccgagccgagccgagcgacgacgacgacggcgcgaggcttgccttcttcttaactctttaagagctacaagaagagcaattgtatatatacccaccaaaatccttttcctcttccaatgAGGGACAATGTTTCAAGAGAGCTAAACTTaaaattttcctcaaaaatttcatttttccctccattttccattcaccctctttttaaaaaaatttctatCTTAAAATCCTCAACAAGGATTGTCCAagccatataaggagaccaagaaCCTCAAATCATTCCGATGTGGGACAACTCAACAAGGATATGAATTCGTCTTTGTTAGAcaatgttttattttttaatgtaaaattttTCGATCCGAATATAAATTTTGTCGGACTTCAATACTGATTATtggatgaaaaaaaaagaatcactTTGGGCGTCGAGTAACCGCATTCCTACTAAAATGTTGTTGCCCAAGTCTCTCTCTAAATTTTCAACTAAAACTGTCAAAAATGGGGATAATAAGCTTGATTCTTGTAACTTAAAAGAACAAAATCAATTCGACTTTGGTAATTCATTTTTTTTCCATGTAAagcataattaataaaaaaaattacataattTTATCTATAAAAGAATGTGATTAACTTTAAGGAGAAGTTAGAATCAATATGTAGTTATCTAACCAAATGTAAATGTAGCTCCAACTTTttataaggaaaaaaaaactaTTCTTGCCCTATAACTTTTACTATCTTTTGAAGCTTCCTGCATTgtcttttttaaaataaaaaataataattaaggataaataAAATTGCTTAAGTATTGTTGGTGAAACCAGAAAGTTGAGTGGTAGAAGTTAGAACAACATAACTTCTTAACTTGCCCCTACCCACcatccaaaaaataataataaaaaaatcttaGCTTAAAAGCAAATAGGATTAAACTAGAAcacaagcaacaacaacaacgacccagtataattccacaagtggggtctggggaggataatatgtacgcagaccttacctctaccccgaagggtagataagctgtttccaggagaccctcggctcaaaaaagcaataggagatgatatattagtaccataaaaatgcgtaataaaaataacaacagtatataagagatatgaaatatgaaatacaaaatacgaaatacgaaataaaaacacacgaaaatattgaaATACTTTCTACCAATTTTAATAAACATCAATAGACCAATCATTGATTTGGCGGCGGCCAAGTAGGGCATAATATACAGTATATTACACTTATAAAAAACGTAAATGTACTTCTCACTAGAGATTTTTACCACAGTGTTATTATTGAGAACTGAGAGGGCAATGCTCGAATTCTGAGGTGAAATTTTAACTTTACTCGATGAAAAGTTTTATTAGCGTTTGGATATAGATTTGGTTAAAACTTAAGAAAAACATtttttgaaattatgttaaaaatagtttttgaaaattaaagttgtgtttgaacatgcattttacttgaaaattttgaagttttgtgagtgaaagaaaaaaattcacctaaaaactcacccaaaccagcttttcaacttgaaaatttgtcttcaaatttttttgaaaaactgaTCAAATTCCATGaataaacaatatttttttttaaaaagtattaaaAAATTTATGTCCTCGAACTTTTGGTTGCTACCCATCTAACAAGGTGCATTTACATAAATGACCTTATCGAGGTACTATTTAAATTTTGTCCCCCGTTAATCCATGCGCTAATTGTCTGCAAAAAGAAAAGTTCATCCaactatttgtggaggtaaaaatTGAGTCCGCTATCTAATGGGGACAAAACTGAAATAGTAATCTAAAAAAAAGGCCTTATGTGAAAGATAATCTATTGATACGTTTGTACTTTTAGCTTGAAGCTGAAAATCAAGCTCCAAAACCAGTTGATATTACATTGGGGAAGACGAAGGAAGTTGAGACTCAATTTCCAGAAAATACTAAAGAACCAACTTAGGCTGGGATCCTTAGTGGTAATCGACCAGCTGTGAACGGTATGCCTTTGCACTACATTACTCCTGAAGTAGTAGAGGGTAATCTTGTGGCTAAACTGGATAAATCAGATTTAAAAGATGAAACCCTAAAGTGGAAATGTGCCCTAATCATTTATGTAGTTGGGAAAAGCCAGGGTATAATTACATGCATCGATACATAAACCAGATGTGGAATAGGTTGCTATGCTAGAATTTTATTCTCATAAGGATGTGTATTACATTGTTAGGTTTCAATTCGTGGCTAATATGAAGACAATTCTGTGTGAGGGACCTTACACAGTCAACAATAGGCCTATGATAATGAAACAATGGAGTTCACAGTTTGATTTTGATGCAGAATTTTTAACTGAGATTCCTCTTTGGGTTAGATTTCCCAAACTTCCCATGAACTGCTGGGGAGGTACCTCATTGAGTAGAATAGCTAGCACTATAGGGATTCCATTGTTAGATGAGTGCACTGCCAAACAAACTAGAATCTCTCATGCTAGAATTCTCATCGAGGTGAATGTCACTAAACCTCCCCCTAGCAAGGTCCCTATTATGGATGATTCGGGGTATGATTGTACAAAGATCCGCAAGGAGGAGGTTAAGCAAATTCAACAGCCAAAGAGAATTGGACCACAACCTATGAAGCAAGTGTGGAAGACTACACGAGTTGTGTTAGCTCCTACACATAAATCTAATCAGGAGCAACCAAAGATGATGAATGACGCCTCCTATGTGTGCTGTTGAGAGCAGAGAAGCAGAACCAAATCCCGAAGAAGGGCAACAACAAAATCTTGATAAAGGAAAGTAAGCAACAGAAATAAATGGCATACCCCTGAATTATGAACTAGCAGTTATGTCACCTGGCAAGCAGAGATCAAGTCAACAGACAAATGTAGTAGTGGTGGCTAATTTGTCAGTCAGTATTACTACAGGTGGTATATCTAAACCTTCTTGATGTCCTGGTTGGTTTGGAACATTAGAGGTACCAATAAACAATATAAGCAAAAAGAATTAGGTACCTATATTAGAGAGAATAATACCAAACTAGTTGGCTTAGTAGAAACTAGAGTCAAAAAAGATAAGGCTGATGGCATTGCTAATAGGGTAGTGTTATGGTGGAAAGCTAGATTTAACTATGATCATGCTGTTAATGGAAGGGTCTGGCTGTTATGGGATCCTTCATactatgatgtatcaataatagaCCAGTCTGCCCAAGCTATATATTGTGATGTTAGAGGAAGGATGAATCAACTGAATTGTGTCATGACAGTCATTTATAGGTTTAATACAATTGAGCTGAGAAAGCCTCTATGGGTACAACTACATAATCTTACTACAGAGATCACCAAGCCATGGCTCATTTGGGGAGATTTTAATTCAGTGCTAACTATAGAGGATAGATTATATGGGAATCTAGTAACTAGCAATGAGATTCAAGACTTTGCAAATTGTATACAATGTTTGAACTTATGTGAGTTACCTTGGAAGAGGGAATATTATACATGATCTAATAAACAACAAGGTGTAGAACTGTAGATAGATTTTTCTGCAGGATTGACAGAGCTATTGGCAATGATGTATGGATGAACACTTTTGGGCATATGGAAGTGGATTATAAAATTCCTTTTATCTCAGAACATGCCCCCATGATGATCACCCTAAGGAAAGCTGAATCCAATGGCAAGATTCCATTTAAGTTCTTTAATGTTTGGGCTTATCATGAAGACTTCTTAACAGTGGTTGAAGGAGTTTGGCAGACACAGCTGCAGTCAGATGCCATGAAAGACATCTAGTGCAAACTGAAGGTTATTAGATCTGAATTGAAGCAACTTAGTAATAATGAGTTCAGAGGAGTAACAACTAAGATAGAGCATATCAGAATGGGCTTCTGGATACCCAAGAGTAGCTGAGCAGAGGCTACACTGATGCAGATGCATTAGAGGAGAAAAAATTACTTGAAAAACTGGAAAGATGGTCACTAATAGAGGAAAGCATACTTCAGCAAAAATCTAGAGCTAAGTGGATAAAGCTTGGTGATTCTAACACCAAATACTTCTCAGTTGTAATGAAGGAGAGGAGTCAGAAAAAGTTATTGCTTCATTCTCGATTCTACGAGAATTTTTATGAAAGCCTTTCATTTGCTTCTCTTCGATGGAAGTTTGATTTTCCCAGAATGCAGAGCTTACTAATGCTTTTGGAGATAGACTCACTTATCAGAAGCAGATTCTGGCTAAAATAATTAGCTTTTACAAATCTTTTATGGGATCAAGATCAGTGCATTTGCCTGCAATCAACAAAGAGATAATGAAAATGGGATATGTCCTCGCACACTCTCAGCAGGTGAACCTTTGTGCTGAAGTCACCGAACAAGAAATATTTGAAGCATTAAATGCAATTGGGGATGATAAAGCACCAGGAGTTGATGGTTACAatgcattattttttaaaagatctTTGAAATTGATCAGGCCAGAAGTGTGTCAAGCAGTGAAGAATTTCTTTCATACGAGCAAGCTATATAGAGCTATCAACTGTACAGCCATCACCTTGATTCCTAAGGTTCTCCATCCTACAAGTATCAAGGAATATATACCTATACCTTGCTGCACTGTTCTGTATAAATTAATTGTCAAAATTCTTGCAAACAGACTGCAAAAAGTTATTGCATCAGTTTTCTCAGACACCCAAGCTGGTTTCATTCCTGGCAGGAAAGTTGCAGATAATGTCTTACTGGCACATGAGTTAGTTAAGGCTTACTCAAGGAAGAATATTTCTCCAAAATGCCTCATTAAAGTGGATATACAAAAAACCTATGATATTAATGATTGGAGATACTTACACCAAGTATTAGAATGTCTAGGATTCCCACTTCAATTTACCAACTGGATCATAGAGTGTGTGTCAACAGTGAACTATACCATTCTCATCAATGGAGAGACAACTAAGACATTTGATGCAGCTAGAGTAAGCCTGTCAAACAGGTCGGGTTGACCCGTTTGCGGACCGGCTCAGACCGGTTGAAACCCGGACCGGTATTTAGGGGGGCGAGTGGGAAAGGTTAGGGGGTTAGGGAGGTTGGTCCGTTCACCAAAAAAGATCCGGTTAACCGGACCGGTCAACCAAAATTACTATTGAACCGGTTAACCGGCCCGACCCGGACCGGTTTAACGGCTTgaaatctaattttttttaaaatgtcatATGACTGTAGCCCAACGGATTGATTGGAAGAATAGTCATTTTTTGAGcaatgttttttaaaaaataacacttttagtaattactaatttagccctttgaaaaactataaatacacctctcctcttcttcatttcttcactcatctctcatttctcaaactcaaattcttaattcaagttaaatcatgccccgtacttctagagtgcgctcatatgtttgggaacactttgaggtggtagaatAAAATGAAGAAGTTCACAAAGTAAGGTGCAAGAACCGTGGTCTAGTCTTAAATCTTCGTCTAAAGTGGGTGGGCACACGCTGTTTAAGGAGGTATATGAagagttgtcttgagcgtcctccagaaattcgtatttaagttgatttgagacaatttgtgttattttaaaattattagacttATTTATGCTTAATgatttagtttgttagattaatttgaagtattatcatgcaatgaaaatttagttttactcttttttcgttaatttagttattgttaaatataaaatttaatttgtaagtttgaaataaaaaaagaacttgcaaattataagtgcaattttttctcatcttcattgtattctattatcttaaattcttaatgaaatattcaaaaattcaaatataaAGATTTTAAAGCCTTTGCATCCTTTTATTCAAACACTCtttttataagattattttttttgttttatatttttactttatattaatataaattacgatagttatacaaaatacaaaaaaaaaaaaaaaaactaacccGGCCCCTTGGACCCGTAATCCTTTCAGTTCATTTTTACCCGGATGGACCCGGACCCGTTAAGCCCGATTTTGAATAACTCGTAATCGGCCCAGATTGAAAAGCGGTCGGTCACCTTTTTTTCCAACCCGGACCGACCCCCGCCACCCGTTAAACACCTATAAGCTAGAGGGCTTAGGCAGGGAGATCCTATGTCTCAATTTCTCTTTGCCATAGCAATGGAGTATCTCACTAGGAACCTAAAGACACTCAAACATGGGAAAACCTTTCACTATCGTCTTATGTGTTCTAGATTAGACCTCACTTATTTGAGCTTTGCTGATGATCTTCTTCTTTTCACAAAAGGAGACACCAATTCTGTTGTTCTATTGAATCAAAAGTTCAGTACCTTTTCAGAAGCCTCTTGACTTtaaccaaatctagccaaaagctcAATATATTATGGAGGAGTAAGCAATGAGGTGAGGCAGAAGATCCAACAAGCATTAGGGTACAGTCAAGGAGTGTTGCCTTTCAAGTACCTGGGCATACCCCTGGATACTAAGAAACTATCAATACTGCAGTGGCAACCCCTTATTGCCAAAAATTGTGAGCAGGATTTCTTCATGGACATCAAAATAGCTATCATATGCATGCATAATACAGTTAGTCCAAAAAGTCATCTTTGGCATTCAAGCCTATTGGGCTCAAATCTTTATTATATCGGCTAAAGTCATCAAAGCAATCGAAGCACATTGTAGGAGCTACATATGATTTGGGTTGAATACAATAACCAAAAAGTCTTTGGTGTCATGGGATAAGATGTGCTCTCCAAAAGCTGCTGGAGGATTGAACTTGATTAACTTGGTCATGTGGAACAAAAGTTGCTATCACTAAAACCTGCTTGGAACTGGCTAACAAGAAGGACAAGTTATGGATTAGATAGATCCATAGCTACTATATCAAAGAGCAGGATTTTAAGGATACGGGAGTACCAAAGCAAGCCTGTTGGATAGTTCGAAAGGTCTTTTGAGGTAAGGGACAAACTACACCTTATAAACAACCTATCACAAGGCTCAATCACAAAGTAGGTATACCTACAACAACTAAGTGTATTACCTAAAGTTCCATGGAAATGATTGATGTGTCAAAACCAAGCAACACCAAAAGCCATCTTCACTATGTGGCTTCAGGTGCAGGGGAGAATACTAACAGCCGATAGACTGAAAACCTGGGGAATGCAGATAGAAGATACTTGTTGCTTCTGTCAACAAAAACCAGAGACGCATGATCATTTATTTGCCGAATGTGAATATGGTAAATGTCTATGGCACAGGCTCATGAGATGGTTGTATATTTAGTATCCTCCTATAGACTCGGCAGAAAATTATCAATGGATAGTTAAGCAAACGGAGAGCAGATCTTAGTTGGCAAGAGTGCTTAAGCTAGTCTACGAAGAGTATATTCATGCATTGTGAATTGAACGAAATTCTCGGATCATTGAGAAGAAACCTACTGCATGGGAGATCTTAGCTAAAAGAGTTACTTGCATATGCAACTTCAGAGCTGAAAGATATACACAAATGTTGCTTAGCAATTGTAAATACTAGTGCGAGCTAGAATGTAGAGTGTTTTTTTCAGTTGGATTTTCTTTATCTTGTAAAGTGGACTGAGATGGTCCACCCTGATTTGTAAATATTACATCTATATTATagtaaaaggagagtagtgaagcatgaggttaaaccaagtgacaagctaaaaaAAAGCCACTTGgtaattttaagacaacattagTAGTAATTTTAAGACAACTTGGtaaatttgaattataaatggaaacataattaatgaagTAATAGTTcaataagaattattttttaattatgatacaaatctctattagtagtataatttagttaacattttttttttgatcaAGCTTTGTAACTGACCTTATTTTGGTACAATATACATTATTGTATGTATCTTTagttaaaattttatatataattcagttatggtaggtatccttttttgaaaaagaatcaattaaacttttattttgtatcttacacattaattttaagttgaaataataattctttatttagtacaagctttgtatctgaccttattttGGTGCAATATACATTAATGTAGGTATCTTTTATTAaatttttgtgtataattcaattatggcagatatccttttttgagaaagaattaattaaaattttattttgtatcttacacattaattttaagttggaataataattttttatttagtacaagctttgtatctgaccttatttgtgAACAATATATATTACTAtaagtatctttaattaaattttgtgtataattcagttatggtaggaaaaataattaaatagtaatatatatatatatatatatatatatatatatatatatatatatatatatatatatatatatataatgatgaGGTTATATTAATGTTTACAATTTAgacaaataaatattttatacataaataaatatttcttaaaataatagcAAAAATATTGCTGCAACAATTAGAGTTTTTacgattaatatttgaattgagtattgctaggttaagtttgaaagtataagatgatttttgaaaatgtggtccaatggagaaaatagaagaataagatatatttgaatttgagatgggattttttttatttgaattgagTATTGCTAGGTTAAGTTTGAAAGTATAAGATGATTTTTGAAAATGTGGTCCAATGGAGAAAATAGAAGAATAagatatatttgaatttgagatgggattttttttaatatgataagaaaaatcatatttaaGAATATGAGCAATAGAGTCAAAGTTactattgaaataatttttatttattatttatattatattaaaatgaatgtgataaaagtGGATATTAAATTCAAGTAAACTAATAAAAAGCATATGACAACGTTAATAATATTAAGTATTGAATATACAATAgcaaaataagaaacaaacagagaaaaaattaaaatttctatcataaagaacaaaaaaggataaaacttatttaaatttgatataaaaaAGTTTTTTTAAGTATGATAAAAAAAGGTCATGTTGTGGATAAGGCCACATAACTGAAGTTTAatagattaaaaaaattaaaaaatatcaaaatattaataaattagagataatgcgaggttatttatattaagaattagtttaaaaaataaaataaatatataatgcttaaaaatattattaatgaattTAAACTATTTAATAATTTTGagtattaattttaaataaatttttttttcaatattaaaaaaCCATACATCgatttatttaataatattaaaggatataaatagattatgatattaaataaagaggCATGTTAATGAAAGCCACATAAGACAATAAAATACTACATATTAGGTAACTTAATAGCAAtaatcaaaaatttaaaaatatttaatattagaaataaaAGGGAAAGACGATTTGAACTTGAGATTTAGATTAAAATTAAGGTGAAAACGCTCAAACTATGGATAGgactacaaaattaaaattttactagataaaaaactaaaaattggataacaaattaaattaaggaaatacaaaataaatatctcATGTGGGTAATTTTATGAACGAAAATTAAAGTCTAATTTGTATCCTAAtgttaaaagagaaagaaaatttaattacacgtgatacaaaaaataattataagaaaatttaatagatttaaaatataataagaaaaaacttatctattaatattttaaactaattccaagttataacttaaaataaaacgtgatattatatattttgtttattggtaaaatattaatgtaaaaaACTGAATAAAAATTCATAGTAGGGAAGAGGATGTataaagaggaaaatagagatagtgtgagaatatttatactttgaattaattaagtataaagaaattaaataattaaataatactcaaaaatattattgaaagatttaaatgaaaaaagagtTCCAAGTAATTAAGaggataaaaatacaaaaataaattagcttttaggaataaaaaaatttatatttatatatatttatcaaAAGGCCAATAAgcaagatatcaagtcaattgATAAGCTAATAAAAGATTACATGaatataacattattaagtaATAGATAATGCAATAACTAGAAGCAAAGATTAAAGAAAGAGTTGTTTTGGGTGAAAATGTAGAAGGATAAGATTTATTCAAATTTGTCGGGGTCGATAGGTGGCAGTTGGCAAGGAACTTGATCCTCCCTCCCCCAAAAAGGGGGAAGCCGCGGTCGAACTCTTATTCTGGAAATAAGTCGGGGCCCTTTTACCAAGTCTACCAGATAGAAGATGATAGAGGGCCAACAATCGTTGCCTTGCACAAGACGGTGCCCTTTCACTTCGAGTTCCTTTCTTCGTAGTCAAATCTGATGATACGCTTTGGCGATGTTACCTACCAAATAAAAGGCCTACTAGGTGATCGAAATCGCTCAGGTCAGTGAGGACTCACTCACTCACCTACTCCTTATCTATTTAATACTTTCTTCTATCTACTTAATTTAAAAGGCGGCCCACCGCGCCGGGCTATAAGATAAGATAGAGTTCTTGTACTGCTTGATTGACTGGTAAGAAAGAGCTTCCGTAAGAACTGGAAGACTCTTGTATGTACGGTAACCCTCTCTTCCGCTACTGGTGGACTGTTGCACAGAAAGGGCGTCAGAAGCAACTTTTCTTAGCGCGCTTTTCTAGCGCTTAGCTTCTGCTAAACATAAAGTGGTAGtaagaattttattaaataatatgctcaaacaagacatatcacaaaaattatgtttagtattatttaatattgaccataaaataaaatataaatgctAAATCAAAGGAGTTGGATTGTTacggataaaaaataaaaatataaataaaaagaaacatgttatctggaagttttaaattttaaggtAATTCCAAAAACTCaaattataatttgatatttgtgtccgcgcatcgtgcgggtactaatactagttgaTGATTAATGCAAAaagtttaattaccaaaaaaatgaagagtttacACATCTGTAATTTGGTTGTTACCAAAATAATTGCAGTTTATTCTCTCCTTTACGTTTAGTTGTAagattgtatttttaaattatgtttagAAATCAAGTACTTCAAAGTTTAA is drawn from Nicotiana tabacum cultivar K326 chromosome 9, ASM71507v2, whole genome shotgun sequence and contains these coding sequences:
- the LOC142164326 gene encoding uncharacterized protein LOC142164326, whose product is MKTILCEGPYTVNNRPMIMKQWSSQFDFDAEFLTEIPLWVRFPKLPMNCWGGTSLSRIASTIGIPLLDECTAKQTRISHARILIEVNVTKPPPSKVPIMDDSGYDCTKIRKEEVKQIQQPKRIGPQPMKQVWKTTRVVEAEPNPEEGQQQNLDKGKGTNKQYKQKELGTYIRENNTKLVGLVETRVKKDKADGIANRVVLWWKARFNYDHAVNGRVWLLWDPSYYDVSIIDQSAQAIYCDVRGRMNQLNCVMTVIYRFNTIELRKPLWVQLHNLTTEITKPWLIWGDFNSVLTIEDRLYGNLVTSNEIQDFANYRFFCRIDRAIGNDVWMNTFGHMEVDYKIPFISEHAPMMITLRKAESNGKIPFKFFNVWAYHEDFLTVVEGVWQTQLQGYTDADALEEKKLLEKLERWSLIEESILQQKSRAKWIKLGDSNTKYFSVNAELTNAFGDRLTYQKQILAKIISFYKSFMGSRSVHLPAINKEIMKMGYVLAHSQQVNLCAEVTEQEIFEALNAIGDDKAPGVDGYNALFFKRSLKLIRPEVCQAVKNFFHTSKLYRAINCTAITLIPKVLHPTSIKEYIPIPCCTVLYKLIVKILANRLQKVIASVFSDTQAGFIPGRKVADNVLLAHELVKAYSRKNISPKCLIKVDIQKTYDINDWRYLHQVLECLGFPLQFTNWIIECVSTVNYTILINGETTKTFDAARVSLSNRSG